The sequence below is a genomic window from Streptomyces sp. B21-105.
CCGCAGGCGTGGCGCCCCAGTCCTCGTGGACCTTGAACCCGCAGACACCGGCGTCCACCTGCGCGTTGAGTTCGTGCTTGTTCATCGTGCTGCCCTTGCCGAGCAGGCCGATGTTGACCGGGAACTCGTCCAGCGCCTCGAAGAGCCGCCTGATGTGCCATGCACCCGGTGTCACGGTGGTGGCCGTACTTCCCTCGGCCGGTCCCGTGCCGCCGCCGATCAGCGTGGTCACGCCCGAGGCCAGAGCCTCGTGGATCTCCTCGGGGCAGATGAAGTGGACATGGGTGTCCACGCCACCCGCGGTGAGGATCCGCCCGTTGCCGGAGATGACCTCGGTGCTCGGCCCGACCACGAAACTCACCGGCGTCACCGGAACCGCATTGCCGACAGTCGTACGGTTCGGCATCTCGAACCGGTTGCTCGGAATCGGATCCATCGTCTCGGGGTTGTACGCCTTGCCGAGGGCCGCGATCCGGCCGTCGAGGATGCCGATGTCGGCCTTGACCACGCCCCACCAGTCGAGGATCAGCGCGCCGGTGATGACGGTGTCCACGGGCCTGTGGTCCGTGGCGTCGCCTTTGCTGTTCCTCCCGTCCCTGGCCAGGTGTGACATCCCCATCGACTCGCGGATCACCTTGCCGCCGCCGAAGATCATCTCGTTGCCGCTGTACGAAGGGCCGCCGCTCCAGTCGGCGTCGATCTCCAACGTCAGGTCGGTGTCGGCTAGCCGGACCCTGTCCCGCGTCGTCGGCCCGTACAGTGCGGTGTAATCCGTCCGCGTCAGCTCGTTGCTCGGCTTCGGTCGGGCCTTTTCAGGCTTCGGCGCCTGGCCGCGGCCTCGTTCCTGTGGATTGCTCATCGGACGATCCCTTCGCGCAATCCCTGGATCCTGGTGAGGTCGCTGGTATTGCCGCCGTCGGCCGTGACATCACCCTGGATCTGCACGAGTTCCACGCAGCACTCGTCGCCCGGTTCGAAACGCACGGACGTGCCCGCGGCGATGTTGAGCCGCCGGCCCCTCGCCGCGTCGCAGTTCCAGAGACTGCGGTCCTGGGGGACTGTCTGACCGGCGGGGACCTCGACGCCGACGACCTTCAGACCTGGGTTGACCTCGGCGAAGTGATAGTGGGAGCCGACTTGAACGGGACGGTCCGACTCGTTCTTCACCTTGATCTTCGTCTTGCCCGGCCCCGGCAGCGTGGTGGCGTCCGTCTGCAGGCTGACGCCCTGCGTGTCCCCGTCGAGATGCACGTTGAAGTAGATCGCGTCGTACCGGGAGATTGTGTCGTCGTCCTTGTCGGAGCGTACGGACGGGTTGGCGCTGTCGCCGCAGTCGATCGGGGAGCCTGGCTTGCGGGGTGGCTTGGGGTGCTCGACCTTGCCCGGGTAGACCTCGGGTTCCTCCGTGGCCTCGGGGATGGGGTCGTGGATGGTGACCAGTTTGGTGCCGTCGGGGAAGGTCGCCTCCACCTGGACGTTCTTGATCATCTCCGGGACGCCATCCATCACGTCGTCACGGGTGAGTACCCGTCGGCCCGAGTCCATGATGTCGCTGACCGTCTTACCGTCGCGCGCCGCCTCGAAGACGTGAGCGGTCAGTAGGGCCATCGTTTCGGGGTAGTTCAAACGCAACCCCCGGTTGCGGCGCTTGCCGGCCACGTCGGCCGCGACGTGGATCAGCAAGCGCTCCTGCTCATGCGGAGTCAAGTGCACGATGACTCGTCTCTGTTGTTCGGATGGTGCGTGCGGCCGGGCATCCCAAAGGTCACGGACAACGCTCCCCGGATGGCAACAGGCGCTCTCCGAGCATCAGTGGAGAGGAACGGCGGCACGGTCAAACGGCGGCTGATCTACACCATCTGGTGAATCAGCGAATACCCCGACATCCCGCCGGGCAGAAGGGACCCGTATCCGAAATCGACGCATGCTGCGAGTTGGTGGCTGCAAGGGACTTCGGCGATGAGTCATCGCCCTCACCGGGTTCCGTACCGACCTGCCCCGGCTAACCGAATGACGTCTCGACTGGACGTGCGGCGATTGAGGCTTGCGGCGCGATCGCTCCGCTCATGGATCTCGCCTGGGATCCCACGTGTGCCTGCTCAGCATGAAGAGCTACGGCCACGAGGCCGCCGCCTCTTCTCGTTCGCACGACGGAGACCAGACCTGCTTCGACCGCTGCTTTCACGAGGGGCGATTACGGTTCGGGTTCGGCTACCCAGGCCCCCAGCGAGCGAGCTCTGCGATTGCGGTCCAGTCGCAGTCGACTCTGCGTGAAGTTCCCCCCCCCGAACTGGACAGCGGGTGTTTACGCTGCCGGGGCGAGGTTCTGCCTGAGCAAGGATCTCGTTTCGAGCGGGGTGACGTACCCGTAGTCGGGGTGCCGACGAGCCGGCTGCGGTTGTACTCGACTTCGACGTAGCGGAAAACGTCGGCCCGGGCGGTCTCGCGGGTCTCCCACATGTCCTGTGCGAAGAAGGCGGTCGCTTTTCCCAGAACCTCGATCGTGGCCTCCTGCTCGCGAACCTTTCGCCGCAGCCGGACCAACTCCTCACGCTCCGCAGTGGTCAAAGCCCCGGCGGGTCCCTCACCGCGGTCGGCCTTCGCCTGCTTCACCCACCCGCGCAGCCCTTCGGGACTCACGCCCAGATCCCTCGCGACCTCGGTGACCGTCTTCTCCGAGGACAACGCCAAGGCGACCGCGTCCCGCTTGAACTCGGCCGTGTACCGCTTACTCATGTTGCTCTTGCTGCTCACTAACTGTGACTGCTTCCTCCGGGACCATCCGTCCCAGTATCAAGCTGTCCGGCTGGCAGGGGGAGCCTCAGCGGGCTGTCCGGCTGGCGACCGCTTGGTGCCAAGGCCGGCCGCGACCCGATGCACCGGACAGCGGACAACCGCATGGGCTGTGCCAGGTCCTCGCCTCTGTGCCAGGTCCTCGGCCCGCAGCTGGACCCTTTCATCAAGTGCGCCCCGATCGGGTGAGTGCTGGCCAGGTCTGCGTCAGCTCACCGACGGGAGGAGCGACCATACGGGCAACGGGTTCTTCCGAGGGAAAGGGTCTCGATGCGCCGTGCATTGATCGTTGTTGATGTGCAGAAGGACTTCTGCGAGGGCGGCAGCATTCCGGTGAAGGGCGGCGCGGGCAGGGCCGTGGCCATCGCCGACCTGGTGCGGCGCGCCGATGGAAGGTACGCGCACGTCGTCGCCACCCGTGACCACCACATCGACCCGGGGGCCCACTTCTCCGAGCATCCGGACTTCCAGAGTTCTTTTCCCGAGCACTGCGTCGTCGGCAGCGAGGGAGGCGAGTTCCATCCGGACTTCGCGCCCGCCGTCACCTCTGGCGGCGTGGACGAGGTGTTCTACAAGGGGGCGTACTCCGCCTCGAAGAGCGGTTTCGAGGGCTCGGCTCAGGACGGCACACCACTGGCCGACTGGCTGCGTGCCCGCCATATCAGTGGTCTCGACGTCGTCGGCATCGCGACCGACCACTGTGTGAAGGCCACCGCGCTCGACGGCGTACGAGCGGGCTTCGCCGTCCGGGTCCTGCTCGACTACACCGCCGGTGTTGCCGCCGACACCACCAGCACCGCGATCAATGAGCTACGCCAAGCCGGTGTGGTGCTGAGCGGCAAGCCAGTCGTCCTCGTCTGAGAACCACGGCCGCCTTCGCCGCGGGGCCTGCCCGCAACAGGCGCACCGTCCGTATAACGGTCCTGGCGTGGCTGCTGGTAGCCCGTTGATCAGCATCACCCCGGCGCGGGCGCCGCCGGCCAAGCCGAACAGAGCTGCGTGCATGGCTGGGCACAGCCGGACCTCTTCGGTGGCATGGGCGAGCTGGAGGGGAAGGGCGCGGCGCCCGGACGCTTCCGGGCCGGTGCTGAGCCGTCCCGTGTCCAGGTCGGCCGGGCCGTTCGGGAGAACCGCCGTGAACGAGTTGGGGCAGCCTGGCCTGTCTCCGCAGAAGAGGGGATGGGCTGTTGGCCATGACGCTCGTTTGACGCTCCGGGTGCCCGCAGGCGGTACAGCGGGCCGCAAAATGGGCTCTGACCTGCAACTTTCCGGATCCCGCTGAAGCCGACATCTTTCCGATGACGCATCACGTGGAGTGCGTGGCTATTCTGGAGCCGGTGGGCAAGGGTGCCTGACCTGCAGTTTTGTTGCTCTGGTGGGTTGCTCGACCTGTTTTCCCTCCAGGCAGCGGTTCGAGCGGACGGATCGATCTTTGAGAGCTCTGTGACCTGCGAATTCGTGAGCGAGGCGCTTGCAACGGCGACGCCTTCGAGTGGCTCTTGCGGAGATTCTTGACGCTCGGATGACGCTCGAATCGGAAGTCTCCACTGGCCTTCGCGGTAGCGATGCGCACGGCCGCCTGGTCCCACGCTCCGCGGAGCCGAGGACGCGACCCGACCGCGCCGGCCGATACCAGGCTGGTATCATCTCTGTATGGCGATGACACTCCGGCTCCCCGACGACCTTGACGCGAAGCTCACCGAGCGTGCTCGCCGGGAGGGCCGCAGCAAACAGGAACTTGCCATTGAGGCCATCCGCGACGCCCAGAACCGGGCCGAGCTGAAGGTCGACGACGTCCTGGCCGAGCTCATGGACAGCGATGCGGAGATCCTGGACTACCTGAAGTGACGGACGTGCGCTACATCCAGATCGACGAGATCCTGGCCATCGCCCGCACGGTCAACGGTACCGAGCACAGCGTGCGCGACATGGGCCTTCTGGTGTCGGCGATCGAGCGACCCCGGACGAACGTGTTCGGAGCCGAGTTGTATCCCACGCTGCACGAGAAGGCTGCGGCGCTGCTGCACTCCGTCGCCCGCAATCACGCGCTGATCGACGGCAACAAGCGCACCGCCTGGCTCGCCATGCGTGTCTTCCTGCGGTTCAACGGCGTCAACGCCAGTACCGTCCCGCCGGCCGTCTCCGTTGCCGGCCCGTTCGTGGAGGAAGTCGCGCAGGACAACATGGAGGTACCGGCCATCGCCAAGCGCCTCTCGACCTGGTTCCCCATCTCCTGACGTTCGACGTCGTGCGGTGGGGGGGGCGAAAGGGTGATCTGGGCTCCGTGCATTCCGTCGGCAGACTGATCCCGTTCTCTTGGGATCTGGCGTGCGGGGGCAGCCGGCGCTCGACGTCGGGTCGGCGCAGGTCCTTCAGCCGGCCCTCGACGTCCCAGGGGCGAGCAGCATGAAGACTCCTGGCCGCCGCCGATCCCGAACTCGTCGCCGCCGGGATCACGTTCAGTCTGGAGCGGCGTGACGAGCGCCTCGACCTCGCGGCCGTCGTCCGCCTGCTGCTGCGGCTCGGGGTGCTGCGGCGGGTGGCCGGCGAGGAGGACGCCTACGTCAGCGGATCGGGCGACGTCCTGTACGACGTGCGGCGGCGGCCCGTGAACACGGCCGGGGTCTTGCGCTGTGCGAAGCCGCCGGCGGTGGCGGCCGTCGGCTCAGTCGGCGGCGAGCAGGTGGGCGGGGGCGATCCGGGACAGCCCCCGGATCGGCACCGTCAGAGCCGCCACCACCAGGGCGGTCGCCGCGAGCGTGGCCAGCAGCGCGGCGCCGGCGACCGGGAACAGGTGTCCGTGCAGCACGCCCCGGCCGAGGACCAGCACCCCGGCCAGACCGGCCACCGCACCGGACAGTCCGCCCAGCAGAGCCAGTCCGATTCCCTCGTAGAGGGTCAGCTTCGCCAGCTCGCGGTTGGTCCAGCCGGTCGCCCGCAGCACCGCGAGATCGGCGGCGCGTTCGCGCTGCGAGATGACCAGGACGTCGATGGCGCCGGCGGCGCCCAGCAGCAGGGACAGAGCGACGCTGAGGTAGTCGGCCTCGCGCGCCTGCGCCACCACGGCACTGCCGAGCAGCGACCCGGCCACCTCGCCCCGGAAGGCCAGCGTCAGGGCGAGCAGCACAGTGAAGGCGGCCACTCCCAGCGCCAGCCCTGCCGCACCCAGCAGCGTGCGGCCCCGCACCCGCAGCAGGTTGAGCATGGCCAGTCCGGCCACCGAACGCACCGGGTGCGCGCGGCGGGCCGCCGTCACCGGGGGCCGGACGGCTTCCATCGGTCCCAGCCGGGTGGCGAGCCAGGCGGGGATCAGGCCCGCCGCCGTGGCCAGGAGGAGCGCCACCGGGAGCACGAGGAGTGACTTGGCGCCGGCTTCGGGCTGGCCCAGCACCCGGCCCAGCACGTACGCGAGCACCGTGCCCACGGCTCCGGCGGCGAGGCCGATCAGCGCCAGTTCGGCGAGGACCAGGCGGAGCACTTCGCCACCGCTCCAGCCAAGGCAGCGCAGCGTGCCGATCTCGATGCGACGTGAGCGCACCGAGGCCAGCGCCGCCTGGCCGATGAAGAGCGCGCACACGACGAGGACCAGCACGAAGAGCACCGCGCTCTTGGTGTCCACCGCCCGGAGAATGCGCAGTGCCACGCCCTTGGCGACCCAACGCTCCGTCACCTGCGCCGAGGCGCTCAGTGCCACCGTCTGCGGCGCGGGCGAGCTGCCGACGGTGACGTCGACCTGGAGCCGGGGGTAGGTGGCCCGGATCTTCCCGGCCACCGCGTTCACCCGCGCCCGGGAGGCGGTGTCGACGCCGGTCACTCCGGCCACCCGGATCCTGATCGCGCTGACCGGCGCCTTGTCCTGGAGGCTCGGGACCCGACGGCTCTTGGTGAGCGCGGTGATGGAGTCCATCGTCGTCAGCATGGTGGGCGGCGGGCTGACGTAGCCGCCCAGGTTGCGGTCGGGCTGCAGCGGCTTGCCGTGGAGCCTCGCTCGGGTCGCGCTGTCCGCACCGGTGACCTGTGGCGTCTGGTAGGTCTCCAACGGGGCGTCGGACAGGGGTGAGAAGCCGGGCAGTTTGCCGGTGTCGTATCGGCCGACCAGGTGGACGAAGGGATTGGGCAGGCGTCCGGAGTCCACGCCGTCGCAAGTACCCAGTCCGATGCAGCTCGTGGCGGCGTGACTGGTCACCTTCCGGTACTGGGCGCCCTGGTGGTTCTCTTCGGGGACGTTGGGGAACGGCTGCTGGTTCGAGTTGGTGATCCACAGGCTGGGCTTCTGCGGGGGCTGCGGCTGCGCGGCGAGGTCGCCGTCGGAGGTCCGGCGGTAGGTGACCGGGCCGACCGTCCAGTAGCTGCCGGTGTCGAACGAGTCCTCGGTCAGTGCCTTCCGGTAGCCCTTGCTCAGGTCGACTCGGGTCTTACCCACCGTTGTGCCGTGCAGGTTTCGGACGAAGCTGTCGGCTGTCGGGTTGCCCAGTTTCGAGGGCAGCTCGGCCGGGTCCCCGACGTCGAGCCGCTCGACGGTGGCGTCGAGTGTGCCGGTGGTCAGCGGGGTGTCGCTGAGCAGCGCCGGGATGTAGGAGTCGTGCTGTCCGTGGACGCTCTTGGCGCCCGACACCCTCCACGGCTTGTCCTGCTCGGTGAGCATCCGGCCCGAGGCGATGGTGTCGCCCAGGCCCACCAGTCGGTCCTCGGCCACCGGGTCGATGGCGGACAGCAGCACGGGGTAACTGACCGGAACGTCGATGGTGGCCTTGCCCTGGCCGGACTGGCAGTTCATCCGCGAACTCAGGTCGGGGTCGAACGGCGACCTGTCCCTGAGGTCCTCGGCGATGATGTTCGGCTTCAACGGCAGATCCAGGTTGAACTCGGTCTGCTCGGTCTTGTCCCGGTTGAAGTAGAAGCAGACGTCGTACTTCCCCTTGATCCGGTACCGCTGGGTGCTCTTGTCGACCGCACCCGTTTCCAGGGTGTCGGACTCGAAGAGGCCGTCCGACTCCGATGCCGACGTCAGGGGGGAGCGGGTGAGGTAGACGTACTCGTCCGAGGTGCGGTAGGTGCCCAGTCCGGAGGTGAGCGTAGGGCGGATGCGCAGGATCTGCCGGGACGCCTTGCCGTCCAGGAAGCGGGACACGTCCACCGTGACGGTGCTCGCCACCATGAGGTAGCCGATGTTGGCGACCGGCGCCGCCACATCGACCCCGGCCATGCCGCGGATGCGCCGGTACTGGTCGACGGTGATGCCGCCGAACGTGCCGGACAGGAAGTTCGGCGTGACCAGACCGCTCCGCCGCTCCACGTCCGTCTGCGAGTCGGGCGGGCGTACCAGGACGTCGTACGCGGAGCGTGCGTTCTTCCGTACCGTGCCCACGGTGGTCGCCTGGCTCGTGCTCACCGTCGCGGTCAGCAGGGTGAAACTGGTCGCCGCCACCAGGATCCCGGCGGCCAGGGCCAGCGCGCGCCCGCGTCGCCGCCGTAGCTGGTCGAGAATCATCGCCATCACGGGCGCAGGCC
It includes:
- a CDS encoding type II toxin-antitoxin system death-on-curing family toxin encodes the protein MTDVRYIQIDEILAIARTVNGTEHSVRDMGLLVSAIERPRTNVFGAELYPTLHEKAAALLHSVARNHALIDGNKRTAWLAMRVFLRFNGVNASTVPPAVSVAGPFVEEVAQDNMEVPAIAKRLSTWFPIS
- a CDS encoding FtsX-like permease family protein, with translation MAMILDQLRRRRGRALALAAGILVAATSFTLLTATVSTSQATTVGTVRKNARSAYDVLVRPPDSQTDVERRSGLVTPNFLSGTFGGITVDQYRRIRGMAGVDVAAPVANIGYLMVASTVTVDVSRFLDGKASRQILRIRPTLTSGLGTYRTSDEYVYLTRSPLTSASESDGLFESDTLETGAVDKSTQRYRIKGKYDVCFYFNRDKTEQTEFNLDLPLKPNIIAEDLRDRSPFDPDLSSRMNCQSGQGKATIDVPVSYPVLLSAIDPVAEDRLVGLGDTIASGRMLTEQDKPWRVSGAKSVHGQHDSYIPALLSDTPLTTGTLDATVERLDVGDPAELPSKLGNPTADSFVRNLHGTTVGKTRVDLSKGYRKALTEDSFDTGSYWTVGPVTYRRTSDGDLAAQPQPPQKPSLWITNSNQQPFPNVPEENHQGAQYRKVTSHAATSCIGLGTCDGVDSGRLPNPFVHLVGRYDTGKLPGFSPLSDAPLETYQTPQVTGADSATRARLHGKPLQPDRNLGGYVSPPPTMLTTMDSITALTKSRRVPSLQDKAPVSAIRIRVAGVTGVDTASRARVNAVAGKIRATYPRLQVDVTVGSSPAPQTVALSASAQVTERWVAKGVALRILRAVDTKSAVLFVLVLVVCALFIGQAALASVRSRRIEIGTLRCLGWSGGEVLRLVLAELALIGLAAGAVGTVLAYVLGRVLGQPEAGAKSLLVLPVALLLATAAGLIPAWLATRLGPMEAVRPPVTAARRAHPVRSVAGLAMLNLLRVRGRTLLGAAGLALGVAAFTVLLALTLAFRGEVAGSLLGSAVVAQAREADYLSVALSLLLGAAGAIDVLVISQRERAADLAVLRATGWTNRELAKLTLYEGIGLALLGGLSGAVAGLAGVLVLGRGVLHGHLFPVAGAALLATLAATALVVAALTVPIRGLSRIAPAHLLAAD
- a CDS encoding isochorismatase family protein, giving the protein MRRALIVVDVQKDFCEGGSIPVKGGAGRAVAIADLVRRADGRYAHVVATRDHHIDPGAHFSEHPDFQSSFPEHCVVGSEGGEFHPDFAPAVTSGGVDEVFYKGAYSASKSGFEGSAQDGTPLADWLRARHISGLDVVGIATDHCVKATALDGVRAGFAVRVLLDYTAGVAADTTSTAINELRQAGVVLSGKPVVLV
- a CDS encoding urease subunit beta, whose product is MHLDGDTQGVSLQTDATTLPGPGKTKIKVKNESDRPVQVGSHYHFAEVNPGLKVVGVEVPAGQTVPQDRSLWNCDAARGRRLNIAAGTSVRFEPGDECCVELVQIQGDVTADGGNTSDLTRIQGLREGIVR
- a CDS encoding ribbon-helix-helix protein, CopG family; this encodes MAMTLRLPDDLDAKLTERARREGRSKQELAIEAIRDAQNRAELKVDDVLAELMDSDAEILDYLK
- a CDS encoding transposase, with protein sequence MSSKSNMSKRYTAEFKRDAVALALSSEKTVTEVARDLGVSPEGLRGWVKQAKADRGEGPAGALTTAEREELVRLRRKVREQEATIEVLGKATAFFAQDMWETRETARADVFRYVEVEYNRSRLVGTPTTGTSPRSKRDPCSGRTSPRQRKHPLSSSGGGTSRRVDCDWTAIAELARWGPG